A genomic segment from Patescibacteria group bacterium encodes:
- a CDS encoding DUF2079 domain-containing protein translates to MLHPKSVNLRKIVRLIEDKSATIVLSSVAIYIVAFSFISIWKFFHFGYNAIDLAIFNQVFYNTSMGDLFSMTIHPHSYLGDHFEVIILLLTPFYMLLRSPVTLLVLQTTVLGFSAWPLFLIAKKIANTRIGLFIVAIYLLNPFIQNMNLFEFHILPFAILTLFFAFYYYLDSRFNLFLLFTFLSLLIREDVALVVIMFSFISLIDKKSKKWILTPAVIGAGWLAMVFWISPMLNNYDSYKFLFYYSWLGNSIGEIIQNFFSDPLLVLTHVFSLQNVFLFLALFLPFLLLPFLKPKHLLLSLLVFIQLLLGSFSGELTLKTHYSALLLVSVFITTIYSLEYLFISRIKEKPENFRFRIKSYILKEPALFVSVFIAVTVYGTVTFGPIIPAIQAISSNQKNESEFTQLKRGYVGLIPDNSSVTTSYDLLPNLSSRKYLYSLHYAFLGKKQYSDNLYTLPPTDYMLIDTKDLLTYQIQFPDDSFYQDAYSNGDDNIRSILEKQELGIISTSDDLLLFGKNVSDPVEIYRSELEKPTTNSESGTRIIEQSNPVVAPGIDLFGYSQLPTNPDQHPKFNIPFSVLPVALYFHVTDNIYENYQLLLSIKNAQNDIIYEKYYALGYGIFPSAEWKKDNFIKTNYWFYIPKDILPAETASISFVKLKDDFQYLGLDGLLTATMKNVEYETAGGSFDIPLSSIITE, encoded by the coding sequence ATGCTACATCCTAAATCCGTGAATTTAAGGAAAATAGTAAGGTTAATAGAAGACAAATCAGCCACAATTGTTTTATCGTCTGTCGCTATTTATATTGTTGCATTTTCTTTTATTTCAATATGGAAGTTTTTTCATTTTGGCTATAATGCGATTGACCTGGCGATATTTAACCAGGTTTTTTATAACACCAGCATGGGGGATTTATTTTCCATGACCATCCATCCCCACTCATATTTAGGAGATCACTTTGAAGTTATCATTCTGCTGTTAACTCCCTTTTACATGTTACTACGTAGCCCGGTTACATTATTGGTCCTGCAGACAACTGTACTTGGTTTTTCTGCCTGGCCACTATTTTTGATTGCGAAAAAAATTGCCAATACCAGAATTGGTTTATTTATCGTAGCTATTTATTTGCTGAATCCGTTTATCCAGAACATGAATCTTTTTGAGTTTCATATTTTGCCGTTTGCGATTTTAACTTTGTTTTTTGCATTTTATTATTACTTGGATAGTCGATTCAATCTGTTTTTATTATTTACTTTTCTATCATTACTGATCAGAGAAGATGTCGCACTGGTGGTTATTATGTTTTCATTTATATCTTTGATTGATAAAAAAAGTAAAAAATGGATTCTTACGCCTGCTGTAATCGGAGCAGGATGGCTAGCTATGGTCTTCTGGATATCACCAATGCTAAATAATTACGATTCTTATAAATTTTTATTTTACTATTCTTGGCTTGGAAATTCTATAGGAGAAATAATACAAAACTTTTTTTCAGATCCATTGCTTGTTTTGACTCATGTATTTTCATTGCAGAATGTTTTTCTTTTTTTAGCACTTTTTTTACCATTCCTATTGCTTCCGTTTTTGAAACCTAAACATCTACTTCTTTCACTGTTGGTGTTTATTCAATTGTTATTAGGCAGTTTTAGCGGTGAATTAACGCTGAAAACACACTATAGTGCTCTTTTATTGGTATCTGTGTTCATTACCACTATTTACTCCTTAGAGTACCTTTTTATTAGTAGAATTAAAGAAAAGCCTGAAAACTTTCGATTTAGAATAAAATCATACATATTAAAGGAACCGGCGCTTTTTGTTTCCGTTTTCATTGCCGTAACGGTATATGGCACAGTAACCTTTGGCCCGATTATCCCGGCAATCCAGGCTATATCATCAAATCAGAAAAATGAATCAGAATTTACCCAGCTTAAAAGAGGATATGTAGGCTTAATTCCGGATAACAGTTCCGTCACTACCAGCTACGATTTACTTCCTAATCTATCCAGTCGCAAATATTTATATTCATTGCACTATGCCTTCTTAGGTAAGAAGCAATACTCTGATAATTTATATACTCTCCCTCCAACCGACTACATGCTTATTGACACCAAAGATTTGCTGACATACCAAATACAATTCCCCGATGATTCATTTTATCAAGATGCGTATTCTAACGGAGACGACAATATCCGATCCATACTTGAAAAACAGGAACTGGGTATTATTTCAACTAGTGATGACCTTTTGTTATTTGGTAAAAATGTATCCGACCCCGTTGAGATTTATAGGTCAGAGCTCGAAAAACCAACTACCAACAGCGAGTCAGGTACGAGAATTATCGAACAAAGCAATCCCGTAGTTGCCCCAGGGATTGACTTATTCGGTTACAGCCAATTACCAACAAATCCCGATCAGCATCCGAAATTTAACATCCCTTTTTCAGTTTTGCCTGTAGCACTATATTTTCACGTGACTGACAATATTTATGAAAACTACCAACTATTACTCAGTATCAAAAATGCACAAAATGACATAATTTATGAAAAATATTACGCGCTTGGTTATGGAATTTTCCCGTCAGCTGAATGGAAAAAAGATAATTTCATTAAAACTAATTATTGGTTTTATATACCGAAAGACATACTGCCGGCTGAAACGGCCAGCATTAGTTTTGTCAAACTAAAAGATGACTTCCAATATCTTGGATTGGACGGATTATTGACTGCAACTATGAAAAATGTGGAATACGAAACTGCAGGAGGGTCATTTGATATTCCTCTTTCATCAATTATTACTGAATAA
- a CDS encoding pilin has product MKKIVGLLSGVGALVVTKTAYAVSFYNPSGTLGLGTANLQQTVIAIIQWVLGLLGLIAVIMILIGGFKWMTAGGNEEKIESAKKLLTSAIIGLVIILLAWAIVIFALGVLQNTSGV; this is encoded by the coding sequence ATGAAAAAAATCGTAGGTTTACTATCAGGTGTTGGAGCATTAGTAGTGACTAAAACTGCTTATGCAGTAAGTTTCTATAACCCATCAGGAACCCTAGGTCTTGGTACTGCCAATCTACAGCAAACAGTCATAGCAATTATCCAGTGGGTACTCGGATTGCTAGGTCTAATTGCAGTAATTATGATCTTAATTGGTGGTTTCAAATGGATGACTGCAGGTGGAAATGAAGAAAAAATTGAATCCGCAAAAAAACTACTTACATCAGCAATTATTGGTTTAGTAATAATCTTGCTCGCATGGGCAATCGTAATCTTTGCTCTAGGCGTTCTCCAGAATACAAGCGGAGTCTAA